GCTGACAACAAGTTTATTTAAACGTGGACGTGTTCCTTTGGTGTCAATATGCAAAGATGAAGCTAATCAGCAAGCTGCGTTCGCTATCGATTTCGTGCGCTGGAGGGCGAATTTGGTGATATGATAATCTTTAAGATGCGTAAATGAAAACAATCGGTAAAATATTTGGATAATACGAAAATTATACACAACTTTAAAGCACAAGCACCTGATCTAAAACAGGCTACAAATTAGTAGAGGAAATTTTTTATTTTAAAACGATGATTTTATCTTACAATCGATGATGGATAAAATTCTACATTAGTTTTTTTTGCAGAAAAACTTACTTAATGTACAAAAAGTAGCATACGAAATATGACAACCAACCTCATTAAGGTATATACAGTAGTTTCAAAAGAAGTAAGGGAAGATCCAGATTTGTTCACTAATCTCGAAGGTGTCTTCTCAACATATGAAAAAGCACAGGAATATATTGATCAGTTTTTTGGTAATGCTAAATATGGTTATCGCTCTATCATTACGACATATTTAGATCCTTTTCAAGAAGAAATCCAAAATAAAAATTCTTACTATAGCATTTCATCTCAATTAATAGGTTCGCATCTAGAGGTTGAGATTTGTAAAACATCTTTCGCGGTTGTTCTCTCGGAAGTTGAACAATTGCGCATCGATCCAGCAACTTCAGAAAAACCGCTTGAACTAAACCTGCATTGTTTTGCTGCTTCGGAAGAAAGTGCTGTGGAAAAATTCGAAAAATTGGTCTATGATTATGCAAGAGAGCACAACCTTCAATTCAGAATTAATCCCTTCCGTATTGCTGATTCGGACCAATGTTACTAGTCTTTTAGTTGCCGCTAATTTTAACCGCTCATTTAGCGGATTATTGTTTTTCGGATTTCACTTAGATATTCGGGTGTAAAGCTTAGAAATGATGCAATTAGATGTGGCGGAACACGTTGTGCAAAATGAGGTGCGTTTTTGTCCTGAAATAACCCATTATTTCCTCTAATTGGATCGGATATACATTGATAAATTAGGTTAGATGTTCTTTGAGATTTGCCAACATTATGTCAATTTATTCTACAAACAAAACTACTATTCATTTGACTAAAAAAGAAAGGTTCAAATCTATTTCAATGACCTTTAATTTAGAAGGACTGACAACATAAATAGATATATTGCGAATAATCACTCAACAGGTGCGAATAATAATTGCCGAGAGATTCGGCCGTTTTACTGCTTATATTTATAAAAAGTTACTAAAAATGGGTACAGAATAGAAAGAGCCGTTTTGCAGCAGATAATCTTCACCTATTTTTAGCAGCGTTTATATGCTTATAAAAATAATGATCAAAATTCATTTTAACAGCGGGAAAATTATCATAAGTATGGCGCTTTGTTTGTTCGCTATAGTCGTTACGCTTTATGCATGGTTACATAAAGATCTAATGTTAAAATTGGCTTCGACGGTGTGGGCACTAGCAGCAGCAAGCGTATTTCACCTCAGAATACAGCAAATAAACCGCTATCGAAAAGGGATAGCAGCACTCACGATAGGTCAAGACATGCTCGTAAACAACAGCGCATTAGAGCCCCAGCCAATTCCGTGGGCGGACATCGATTGTTTTGTAACCGGTTTATACCGAACATCTTCTATATTTATAAAATTAAAAGAATCTTCATTGCTACGAAAACAAAAAACAAGCCGTCTTATAAATCTCTTAAGCTTTATCGATCGTAATCTTATTACAAAGCCGGCTCATCTATGGATCGACATAGATGTGATCAATATCCGGGTAGAGGAGCTTGTTCCACTGTTAAATCAAAAATTGAAACAGTAAATAGGAATTGCTTATATCTTAACAAAGGATAATTTTAAGATACCCTTTGTTAAGATGCTATTTACGTTGTGAAATACTGAACTTCGTGAGCTTCTGTGAGCTGAGGAACATCCAAACTACCGAGCATTTTATCTAAGACTGCATCAGGTAATGGATATTCCCGATCTCTATTCTGTGTTCGCCATACCTGATAGGGTTTTTCGATATACAATAATTTAACATAGGCTTGGTAGCCAACAAAAAGATCGATCAGCTGCTGACGCATTTGGGAAGTTATATTCGTGGCATTCCAGATAAAATCCTGTCCACAGCGCAAATATTTTTTTGCCTGTTCTTTTGCTTCTTGTATGACCCATCCATTTTTCTTTTTATCAGTGGGATCAATTCGATATTTGCGTCTGATATCATCCAGGCTAATAATGGGCATATCTGCATTCATTTTTTGAATGTGATAGTCTTTACCCATTCCGGGCAGCCCTGAAAGCACGATAACCGTCGATTTAAATGTATCAAAAGGAACATAATCGACGTAGTTGTCATTTCCATTAAAATAGGTAAATTGAGCATTTTCTGTTAAGAAGGGACGAGGCCCATTCCAGCAGCCAACCTCCTTGCTATACAGTTCAAACATATCCAACGCATAAAGCAGTGCGTCCAGATCGCGACAATATCTACCTTTAGCATCTGCTTCAGCCAACAGTTTGAGCTGACTCATATTTACAGCGAGCGAAGCCTCTAGGGCGCTTTTCATTGGATCAGCTTTTTCCATAAGCCATAATGGCAAACCATGGTAACGTACCAAAGACACAATTTGTTCGCGTATGGCGAAAGGAGTCTCCACATCACGAAACAAAATCTCCCGCGTGGTTTTCGCTCCTTTTTTAGCGTGATTTGGCGAACTGATACGGCCATCTGATCCGATAATGGTGGTGGATCTTTTTTCAACATCATGCAACAAGGCCGAAGCCCAGATCAACTCCTGTTTTTGCAGGTTCAGCTTTTGGTATTCAGGTAGCTCTTGAAGCTGCTGAAGAACCAACTGTGTATGAATTGCTACATTTCCTTCTGCATGATGCCAAGGATCCTGCTGTACCTTTTCCATATCCTTTACCCAAGAGAATTTATTCTCTAACGTCGACCAGTCCTTATCTACTGCTATTTTCCATTCCATTAATCATCCTTCCTTTCCCAAACCATTTTTGTTCTGCGCCATGATTTTGTCCAATGTTCATCAGTCTGCACATGTCCTTTTCTGACATATTTAAAGACGTTGTGCTGAAATTTGCCAACAGGATATGCGTCGACATTCCTACATACCACCCCTTCCATCGTACACATATGTCCCGTTTTAGCATCAACAGATCCGAACACGGAGGGCTGTGTGGCCAAATTTTCGACTGAAAGTTGGAGCTGCTGTTCTGACATATTCTTTACATTTTCAAGTTTTAAAACAGGTACCATGGGCAAATCAAATAAACTAGCGTAAAATGTAACTTCTTCCCAAGAAAGCCATTGATCTTTAATTCGAGCAGCAAAAACATAGTAATAGTGCTCTAGTTTCCGATATTCGATTGAATGTACCGCATAAAGATTTTCACCAAAAAACTCCAAATCATGCAGATCATTTTTTAATCTGGTCCAATATTCCCTTAACTGAGCCGTCCATGGCGAAGTAGTTGGGGCTGCATGAGATCGCGCAAATACCCCCCTTTGTGAAAGACAGTTGTTTTCACCATCTAATTTTTCTGTATACAACAGTTGATGGAAGGATTGTATATCCGTCCAATAATGCTGATTAAAACGATCGTCGCTGTTTGTTCCCGGAGAAAAGGGAAAATGGTAGGTACGACCATATTTTGTTGAATCCATTTTTAAAATTTAAGTCCATACTAAAAAATTGAAGACATAGGAATAGAGTAGTCAAATCAGATAAACCCCGTTGATTACTTTCTCCCTCAATATCGACAATGCATTACATGGCTTTACGTTTTAAAAATTGATAACATGAATGATCTACAGCTGCAAAATTATAAAATTTATTTCAAAAATTTAAGCGAAAATGCTATCGATCCTAGAAATACGAGTGTAGATGAACACCAAGGAGTAATGTTATTCGTTTGAAATTTAGGAGAATTATTACATTTGCCAACAATCACATAACTTACAATTTCTTTTAACCCCAATTGAGGACTTAATCAAATGAAAGATTTCCCCCAACTAGAAACAGAACGACTTATTCTCAATGCAATTACTGCTTCTGATATTCCACAGATTGTCGACTATCTTCAAGATAAAGTATATTCGGACTTTACATCAAATATTCCTTATCCATATCGAAAAGAAGATGCTGAATATTGGCTTAAATTAGCAGAAGAAGCATATATCAATCGTAAAGGTTTTACATTTGCTATCCGAAACAAAGAGAAAAAACTGATTGGCGCGATCGGATTACACGATGAAGGCTCGGATAAGGCTGAACTGGGATACTGGATTGCTATTCCTTATTGGAATAAAGGTTATGTCACTGAAGCCGCAAAAGCAATCATTGACTTCGGATTTAAAGAACTGCATTTTAACAAGATTTTTGCGACCTACTTCCCACATAACCCCGCTTCGGGAAAGGTCATGGGAAAAATAGGTATGGAAAAAGAAGCGCTATTGAAACAGCATCTAAAAAAAGATGGAAAATATTATGATATTCCATTATACTCTATTTTCAATACCGAAAGATAAAACAAGTATTCGTGAATAAAAAAATCAAGTTCCGCTCGGATTATACATTTCCTTTAACCATTATTTTTTGCGGCAGTACCCTTATTCTTCCTGTATTAATTTCAAGGTATTCCATGACTACATTCGGTATACTATGGGAGATTTGCTGTACGTTTATAATACTTATGGCAGTTTGGAAATTTGAGCACTTTGAAATATCTGAAGATATACTTACTAAAGTAAATTTTGGTGGATTATATCGAAAGGATTTAAACCTGCGCTATATAATCAAATACAAAAAAAAAGTAACTGATATGAATCATTTTCGGAACCCATTTAATATCATAAAGTTATTCTGTAGAGACGAAAAATATTTTAAATTCAGAACCATAAAAATTTATACAACAAATAATTCGACAATGGTAATAAATGAAAAAAATATGTATAGTGAAGATTTTAAAAAATTACAGCATATCATTAAAACTTACCAAAAACAGTATGGTAAGCGTCAACATAAAATGCTTCTGGAAAATGACTAAATTTAAAGAACTAAGATTATTAAGGATAAAATATTGAAATATTCGCATTCGCTGGGAGTAATTGTTCCACTTTGATCAACAAACAGCTGGTCAAATTTTACTTAAAAGTTTCGATGAACACCAGATTAATTTGATCAATTTGAATGAGTATGACATACCAGTTTTTTCCGTCAATCTGGAAAAAGATGGATTCTTACTGGAAGGATGCTAATAGGCCAAGTTACATACATACACCTTCGCATAGTAATTATTTGCTATCTATCAGGCAGGGATTAAGACAAACTCGGTACAAAAACAGTAATTCGCTATTTACTTTTTACGCGCTCCTTACGCTATTAATTCGGGTAATTCTGGCTCTTCGTAAAAGGATTCGTTCCATTTAGCCAATTGGCACATAATAGGAATTAAGGCTTTACCTTTCTCAGTTAAAGAATACTCGACGCGTGGTGGCAGTTCCTTATATTCTTCTCTAAGAATAACACCATCCTCTTCCAATTCTTTTAATGAGCTGGTCAGAACCTTGCGGGAAATGTTTTCTATCAGCGCATCGAGCTGACCAAATCGGGCTTTCCGATCACGCAGTGTATAAATAATGACAGGTTTCCACCTCGTACCTAAAATTGCCATCGAGCGCTGCATCGCACAAGAACAGCTTTTAAATTCAGTCCTTTTCATTTGATATTTTGGGAATAGTTACACAAAGGTAACTAGTTTATACCAATAATAGTTACAAATATACACTATTTAAAATATCTTTGTGAAGATTTACAATTTAAACAAGAAAAATGAGCATACAAACACTTTTTAATCCCTTTGAATATAAGAATTTAAAATTGAAAAACCGCTTTGTCATGGCACCAATGACGAGAGCATTCTCTTTGGACGGAATTCCCGATAGCGCCGTAGCTGGTTATTATGAGCGGCGTGCTGCTGGTGATGTCGGTTTAATCTTAACAGAGGGTACAGTGATCGAAAGACCTTCTTCAAAAAATTTAAAAGACATTCCCAATTTTTATGGTGATCAAGCTTTAAATGGCTGGAAGAATATTGTTGATGCTGTTCATAAGAAAGGCGGAAAAATAGCCCCTCAAATATGGCATGTCGGTTATACCCCAATGCAATGGACGCCGCCTGCAGCATTTGAGAGTCCGGATACGATGACATTGGCTGATATAGAAGCCACCATACAGGCATACGCTGCTGCAGCCAAGTCTGCGAAAGATCTCGGCTTTGATGCTTTTGAAATCCATGGTGCCCACGGCTATTTGATCGATCAGTTTTTTTGGGAAGGAATGAATCATCGCACTGACGAATTTGGAGGCAAAACGATTAAGGAGCGTTCTAAATTTGCTGTGGAAGTTGTTAAAGCCATGCGGAAAGCTGTAGGACCGGATTTTGTGATTATCCTGAGATTATCACAATGGAAACAACAGGACTATACGGCCAAGCTTGCTCCTACCCCTGCTGCAATGGAAGATTGGATCCTGCCATTGACGGATGCCGGTGTCGACATTTTCCATGGAAGCCAACGCCGTTATTGGGAAGCAGAATTTGAAGGCAGTGATTTGAATTTCGCCGGCTGGCTTAAAAAGATCTCCGGACAACCCACAATCACAGTTGGATCTGTAGGCCTTGATAAAGACTTTGGCGACGTATTTACAAACTCCGAATTCAAATCTTCACCTGCGTCGCTAGACGAATTGGTCCGTCGGTATGAGCGTGGCGACTTTGACCTTGTTGCCGTGGGAAGGGCTCTCTTACAAGATCCAAATTGGGTAAAGAAAGTACAGGCCGAAAAATACAACGAACTGTCCACTTTTGAAGCGAAAAGTTTAGCGAGCCTGTCGTAACAGAGGAGCAATAACCGCTGCACTAAAATTACGTTACTCCATTATATGAAACAGGGGCGAAAATTGATTTTTAATCATTATTTTGCCCCTGTTTATTTATAGTGATCATCCAGCAGCTGTCTCCATAAATGTATACAGACACTTGATTCAATGAAAACAACCGATACCAAAATCTCTACTTACTGGATATTTATTGAGATCACCTTACCTAAAACCTCCAGCATTTAAAATTCAAGTGGATTCAAATCGGAATCATTCATTCCATTTACGGATAGCTACAAAGAAATATCTTTAAAAGCAAGACAGTACAGCGATAAAAACTTGATAAAGCTTTTCCTTATTAAAACAATACTAGCCGAAAGACAGTTATTTTATAAAAGCATCGGCCCATTATGAAGCTTATAACATACCGCTTTGTAACGCTAAGGGAATAAAATCAGGTTAAATTAACACAAGAACATGCGAAAAAGGCTCTTATTTAGTTTTCTATTCTTTCACATCTTTTTTCTCAACATGATGGCCCAAGTCAATAATTCAACAAGCCCACAACTAGAGGTAGCAGTAGATCTAGGTCCCTTCCGTCCCATTGGCGTGAGTGTTACATCCAGCAACCGTCTATTTGTTTCCTTCCCAAAACAAACCAAGAATTTTCAGTATGCACTGACTGAAATCATCGACGGAAAACCTGTCCCTTATCCTGATATTGAATGGAATAAAACAGGAATAGAGAATACCCACTTTGTTAATGTACAGGATATATTTGTCGATGCCCAGGACAATCTTTGGGTATTAGATTCCAAACCATCATCTGCCGGATCAATTTTTGGCGATGATGAAAAACCAGCCCAGGGGCAGTTCAAATTGTTAAAAATCGACACAAAAAAGGATCAAATTGAACGTATTTACAGTTTCGATGACCTTGATAAAACCAAATTGGGTCTAAATGATATGCGCATTGACGGAAAGAAAAATTTAGCCTACCTCTCTGATCCAAGCCAAGCGGCCATCATTGTTCTAGACCTTAAAACCGGAAAGAGCAGGAAAGCATTAGCTGGAAGCCGATTTACATTGGCTGATCCTGAAGTGGTATTAAGCTACGACGGTAATGATATGCGCAATGAAAACGGAAAACCTTTTTCTTCCAACGTGAATGGCATTGCGTTGAGTCACGACTTTAAATATCTATACTTCAAACCGATCAATCAAACCCATTTGTACTGTATCGCAACAGAATTTTTGGCTGATTCCACATTAACGAAACAAGAATTAGAGGCAAAAGTCGAAGACAAAGGAGAGGTTGGCATCACACATGGCTTACTGGCAGATATAAACGGGAATATTTACCTAACGTCATCCATCGACTATAGTATCAAATATTTAAGTCCTGATGGAAAACTACATACCTTAGTCCGTGACCATCGAATATTATGGCCTGATTCCATGGGGATCGGTGAAGATGGATATCTTTATTTTTCTTGTGCACAACTTTTTAAGGATCCACAATGGAATAAGAGAATCGACAAGGTGGAATTGCCATATTATGTCTTTAAAGTCAAACTGCCCAAGTCAGAAAAATAAGTTTCATAACAAATAGCCTATTAAAAATTCAGCCCATCAATCCCCAACGCGATTAGTCTTCGGAACGCGAAACCGGACAAAAAATAACTCCCTAAAATTCAACTAGCTGCTAACAACAAAAGTAACATGTAGTGAAAAACCGCTTAAAGGATATGTTCCACTTAACAGAATCAACGAACGCCTACTAAAACAATAAAATTATTAGTAATAATTTTGAAATACTAATATTATTAGTATATTTGATTATCAGTTTTAGACGACGCTTTTATGGAACAAATCACAGCTTATGATAATAAGGAGTTGCACGTTGGTGACATCGTTCGCTTTCATACCCCCTATCCCGATGAAGACCCGAATACGATTTTCATTGTACTGTGGTCATACTACGATCCAGAAGGAAAATCATCGAGAGCTGAAGTCGTTAAATTCGAACAGCGTTCCAAACAGCATCCAGTCATTCAGAAATGGTTTATAAGGGATCTCGAAAGGGTCCCCGAAGTAAGCCAGGAATTACTGAAACAGATTGAGCTATTTATGAAAAGTAAACTTGGCAACGCTATTATCAGCAAGCTAGTTATCTAATAGATTTTACAAATCAGATTTAAAGAAACACATGGTAAACAAATTCAAAGAGAAAAGAACAGCAATATCCAACTCCATTTGGTCCGACTGGCGCGAGCAGCTTAGAGAAAGTGAATTAGTGGGCTTACAGCAAAGGCTTGAAAAACTTGAAAAAGAAATGCTGCTTGATTGGCTACAATGGAATAATCCAAAAGGAAACTATACAGATCGCAAATGCATTGAAAATGGAGTACAGCAGATCTCTAAAATGAAGGCTGTAGAATATATATACAAAGAAATCTTGCGTATCCATATGAAGAGAAAATATAATGCTTTTTCGAACACCCATGCACAACTTATGTTCAACAACTAAAATTTGAAATTATGGAATCTTTTATCAAACAGATCATCGATCATCAGCTGCCAAAAATTCTAGCAATGGAATCGCATCGAAATGATTGGCGTTATCAGCTTTTAGGCTTAAAAGATAAGATGCTTTTCGATCAATTAATGCTGATGACTAGACAAGAACTACTCGGTTGGCTTCAATGGTACGATAAGGCTGGAACTTTCTCCGATCATGATTGCATCCGGAGAGGCATCCCTTTATTGACGAAGGTTCAGGCCTTGACAGCAGCATACCAGCGAATTATGCGTGAACATGAGGGCTGGGATGGTTTTATGGGAACAGAATATATCCGTAATCGAATCCTTTAAAGAGAAAATAGTTTTAAAGAGATGATGCTTTGCTCGCTGTGATATATTCCGTTAATGTATTCAAGTTAGCAAGTGCCGATCCAATGGTATTATTAAAATAAACATACACCTCTTTTTCCTCTGCGATCCAACTATTGATATAGGTACTGTATTCCCTCAGTACACTGTCTGAATAGTTTCCCCGATAGTCACCATCCGGCCCATGGAGACGCATATAGATAATTTTAGTATCGGCATATTGAAGACGCATGCCACGAGTATCCTTATCATGGACAACCACATGCATTCCATATGATTTTAAAAGAATAAGAGTTTCTTCCCTATACCAAGAGTCGTTTCTAAATTCTACACATACCTTCCAAGCCTGACTTCGCTGATCCTGACTGATACAGTCCAATAGCTCAGTAAGCCTTGC
The genomic region above belongs to Sphingobacterium zeae and contains:
- a CDS encoding GNAT family N-acetyltransferase; this translates as MKDFPQLETERLILNAITASDIPQIVDYLQDKVYSDFTSNIPYPYRKEDAEYWLKLAEEAYINRKGFTFAIRNKEKKLIGAIGLHDEGSDKAELGYWIAIPYWNKGYVTEAAKAIIDFGFKELHFNKIFATYFPHNPASGKVMGKIGMEKEALLKQHLKKDGKYYDIPLYSIFNTER
- a CDS encoding RNA ligase family protein, with protein sequence MDSTKYGRTYHFPFSPGTNSDDRFNQHYWTDIQSFHQLLYTEKLDGENNCLSQRGVFARSHAAPTTSPWTAQLREYWTRLKNDLHDLEFFGENLYAVHSIEYRKLEHYYYVFAARIKDQWLSWEEVTFYASLFDLPMVPVLKLENVKNMSEQQLQLSVENLATQPSVFGSVDAKTGHMCTMEGVVCRNVDAYPVGKFQHNVFKYVRKGHVQTDEHWTKSWRRTKMVWERKDD
- a CDS encoding DUF72 domain-containing protein produces the protein MEQSYFLGTSGILLPYKNRSFYPEQLAGKSRLTVYSLLFNSLEVNSSFYKIPREETVKRWSEETTDDFRFTFKLWKGITHEKELRFDPQDVVRFLSVIDGVGQKKGCLLIQLPPSFKFTSIARLTELLDCISQDQRSQAWKVCVEFRNDSWYREETLILLKSYGMHVVVHDKDTRGMRLQYADTKIIYMRLHGPDGDYRGNYSDSVLREYSTYINSWIAEEKEVYVYFNNTIGSALANLNTLTEYITASKASSL
- a CDS encoding winged helix-turn-helix transcriptional regulator, which produces MKRTEFKSCSCAMQRSMAILGTRWKPVIIYTLRDRKARFGQLDALIENISRKVLTSSLKELEEDGVILREEYKELPPRVEYSLTEKGKALIPIMCQLAKWNESFYEEPELPELIA
- a CDS encoding AAA family ATPase; its protein translation is MEWKIAVDKDWSTLENKFSWVKDMEKVQQDPWHHAEGNVAIHTQLVLQQLQELPEYQKLNLQKQELIWASALLHDVEKRSTTIIGSDGRISSPNHAKKGAKTTREILFRDVETPFAIREQIVSLVRYHGLPLWLMEKADPMKSALEASLAVNMSQLKLLAEADAKGRYCRDLDALLYALDMFELYSKEVGCWNGPRPFLTENAQFTYFNGNDNYVDYVPFDTFKSTVIVLSGLPGMGKDYHIQKMNADMPIISLDDIRRKYRIDPTDKKKNGWVIQEAKEQAKKYLRCGQDFIWNATNITSQMRQQLIDLFVGYQAYVKLLYIEKPYQVWRTQNRDREYPLPDAVLDKMLGSLDVPQLTEAHEVQYFTT
- a CDS encoding NADH:flavin oxidoreductase encodes the protein MSIQTLFNPFEYKNLKLKNRFVMAPMTRAFSLDGIPDSAVAGYYERRAAGDVGLILTEGTVIERPSSKNLKDIPNFYGDQALNGWKNIVDAVHKKGGKIAPQIWHVGYTPMQWTPPAAFESPDTMTLADIEATIQAYAAAAKSAKDLGFDAFEIHGAHGYLIDQFFWEGMNHRTDEFGGKTIKERSKFAVEVVKAMRKAVGPDFVIILRLSQWKQQDYTAKLAPTPAAMEDWILPLTDAGVDIFHGSQRRYWEAEFEGSDLNFAGWLKKISGQPTITVGSVGLDKDFGDVFTNSEFKSSPASLDELVRRYERGDFDLVAVGRALLQDPNWVKKVQAEKYNELSTFEAKSLASLS
- a CDS encoding SMP-30/gluconolactonase/LRE family protein; this encodes MRKRLLFSFLFFHIFFLNMMAQVNNSTSPQLEVAVDLGPFRPIGVSVTSSNRLFVSFPKQTKNFQYALTEIIDGKPVPYPDIEWNKTGIENTHFVNVQDIFVDAQDNLWVLDSKPSSAGSIFGDDEKPAQGQFKLLKIDTKKDQIERIYSFDDLDKTKLGLNDMRIDGKKNLAYLSDPSQAAIIVLDLKTGKSRKALAGSRFTLADPEVVLSYDGNDMRNENGKPFSSNVNGIALSHDFKYLYFKPINQTHLYCIATEFLADSTLTKQELEAKVEDKGEVGITHGLLADINGNIYLTSSIDYSIKYLSPDGKLHTLVRDHRILWPDSMGIGEDGYLYFSCAQLFKDPQWNKRIDKVELPYYVFKVKLPKSEK